From a single Pelodiscus sinensis isolate JC-2024 chromosome 4, ASM4963464v1, whole genome shotgun sequence genomic region:
- the SLIRP gene encoding SRA stem-loop-interacting RNA-binding protein, mitochondrial yields MAAARASSRRVFELFVSRIPWTLSTKEIKDYFSLFGGVRRCMLPFDKETGFHKGFCWVGFSSEESLHNALRKESHIVEGAKLQVRLQKHRSFPSQYANEGVADMS; encoded by the exons ATGGCGGCGGCGCGCGCCTCCTCTCGGCGGGTGTTCGAGCTCTTCGTGTCGCGGATCCCCTGGACTCTGAGCACTA AGGAAATCAAAGATTATTTTTCTCTGTTTGGTGGTGTAAGAAGATGTATGTTGCCATTT GATAAAGAAACAGGATTTCACAAAGGCTTTTGCTGGGTTGGCTTCTCGTCAGAAGAAAGCCTTCACAATGCATTACGGAAGGAATCCCACATTGTAGAAGGAGCCAAG CTACAGGTTCGACTGCAGAAACACAGAAGTTTTCCAAGTCAATACGCAAATGAAGGAGTTGCTGACATGAGTTAG
- the ALKBH1 gene encoding nucleic acid dioxygenase ALKBH1 — protein MAKMAAAAAALAREGGEDAFRRLFRFYRRRDLRGGPDLPGVIDFSSPGDQVVSSELSISSVSDQDAYRAGLQPVSQWKAYGLDGYPGFIFIPNPFLPGCQRHWAKQCLKVYPQKPNVCNLDMHMGAEETIDLWGQSQERLRNKGSSKREPRSLLEKLRWVTLGYHYNWNTKKYSADHCTPFPSDLAFLAKQVAAACGFQNFQAEAGILNYYHFDSSLGIHVDESELDHSQPLLSFSFGQSSIFLLGGLKRDEAPTAMFMHSGDIMVMSGFSRLLYHAVPRVLPNPEGTTLPFCLEQAFPSDLSDCSVIEHCSEEDWQICTKYLQTSRINVTIRQVLAAGQSFLDELKEERQWDATSENCYHQEEDEVKWHRLNTDS, from the exons ATGGCCAAGatggcggcggctgctgctgccctggcgcgggaggggggagaagacGCTTTCCGCCGCCTCTTCCGCTTCTATCGGCGGCGGGACCTGCGGGGCGGGCCCGACTTGCCGGGAGTGATTGATTTCTCCTCCCCGGGGGACCAG GTAGTAAGCTCTGAACTAAGCATTTCTTCAGTGAGCGATCAAGATGCCTACAGAGCAGGACTGCAGCCAGTTAGCCAGTGGAAAGCCTATGGCCTGGATGGCTACCCAG GCTTTATTTTCATCCCAAACCCCTTTCTTCCGGGCTGTCAGCGCCACTGGGCAAAGCAGTGTCTGAAGGTATACCCCCAAAAGCCCAATGTGTGCAATCTGGATATGCATATGGGTGCTGAGGAGACCATTGATttgtgggggcagagccaggagcgcCTCAG GAACAAAGGTTCCAGTAAAAGGGAGCCTAGAAGTTTACTGGAGAAGCTACGTTGGGTGACCTTAGGTTACCATTATAACTGGAATACTAAG AAGTACTCAGCCGATCACTGCACTCCTTTCCCCTCCGACCTAGCATTTTTGGCAAAGCAAGTGGCTGCTGCCTGTGGGTTCCAGAACTTTCAAGCTGAGGCAGGGATCCTGAACTACTATCACTTTGATTCTTCACTGGGAATTCATGTGGATGAGTCTGAGCTGGACCATTCCCAGCCTCTCTTATCATTCAG TTTTGGACAGTCCTCCATATTTTTGCTAGGGGGCCTGAAGCGTGATGAAGCCccgacagccatgttcatgcacaGTGGGGACATCATGGTAATGTCTGGCTTCAGCCGTCTGCTGTACCATGCTGTTCCACGGGTCCTTCCCAACCCAGAGGGGACAACTTTGCCCTTTTGCCTGGAGCAAGCGTTTCCTTCAGACCTTTCTGACTGCTCGGTTATTGAGCACTGCTCTGAAGAAGACTGGCAGATCTGCACCAAGTATTTGCAGACTTCTCGCATTAATGTGACCATCAGGCAGGTGCTGGCTGCGGGTCAGAGCTTTTTAGATGAGCTCAAGGAAGAGAGACAATGGGATGCAACCTCTGAAAACTGTTACcaccaggaggaggatgaagtCAAGTGGCACAGGCTGAATACAGACAGCTGA